One region of Turicibacter bilis genomic DNA includes:
- a CDS encoding L,D-transpeptidase family protein, whose product MSEDMRAPINKYTITNLNLRKEPSKSATIITVIPAYSRFELIDSDDEWLKVLYDNQIGYVYKDYVSVTKVTTSNVHLRAKPSKNSQSMKVIKKHQEVEVVDQDGLWSQVFYNGKLGFIYSGYLSDDGAKSDPDKLAVFYTDMTKYVNDNKIKSPTPFLLATDLKAKQTYVFEDDKGTWKELYRWPSTIGAPATPTITGTFHINGRKPSFGTDRYQVKHATRIKDGYYYHSILYDPSGTRIIDDRLGEALSHGCIRLAPENAKWIYDNILDGTTVLIH is encoded by the coding sequence TTGAGTGAAGACATGAGAGCGCCAATTAATAAATATACCATCACGAATCTTAATTTGCGAAAAGAGCCCTCTAAATCGGCCACGATTATTACGGTGATTCCAGCCTATTCTCGATTTGAGCTCATAGACTCAGATGATGAATGGTTGAAAGTATTATACGATAACCAAATCGGTTATGTTTATAAAGATTATGTCTCGGTGACGAAGGTCACCACAAGTAATGTTCATTTAAGAGCCAAACCATCGAAAAACTCTCAGTCCATGAAAGTGATAAAAAAACATCAAGAAGTTGAAGTCGTTGATCAAGATGGACTTTGGAGTCAAGTTTTTTATAATGGAAAGCTTGGATTTATTTATAGCGGGTATTTAAGTGATGATGGGGCGAAGTCAGACCCAGATAAATTAGCCGTATTCTACACTGATATGACGAAATATGTCAATGACAATAAAATTAAAAGTCCAACTCCATTTCTCTTAGCTACAGACTTAAAGGCAAAACAAACCTATGTCTTTGAAGATGATAAAGGGACTTGGAAAGAATTATATCGTTGGCCAAGTACAATTGGTGCACCGGCTACGCCAACGATTACAGGAACTTTTCATATTAATGGTCGTAAACCTTCTTTTGGAACCGACCGTTATCAAGTGAAACATGCGACCCGAATTAAAGATGGTTATTATTATCATTCCATTTTATATGATCCAAGTGGCACACGAATTATCGATGATCGGTTAGGGGAGGCACTGAGTCATGGCTGTATTCGATTAGCTCCGGAGAATGCGAAATGGATTTATGATAATATCTTAGACGGTACCACAGTTCTTATCCATTAG
- a CDS encoding SH3 domain-containing protein has translation MKVLKHHMSVYQYTWTSLKLRAEKSMIAEVLTVIPCHTKFEVIDVDGLWLKVVYEGHIGFVIKQSVSVSGLVEKSLQLNFQKEVI, from the coding sequence GTGAAAGTTTTGAAACACCACATGTCTGTCTATCAATATACATGGACAAGTTTAAAATTACGAGCGGAAAAATCAATGATTGCTGAAGTTTTAACAGTAATCCCATGTCATACGAAATTTGAGGTGATTGATGTTGATGGCTTGTGGTTAAAAGTAGTATATGAAGGTCATATTGGTTTTGTCATTAAACAATCGGTTTCAGTCAGTGGGCTAGTCGAGAAATCATTGCAACTTAATTTTCAAAAAGAGGTTATTTAA
- a CDS encoding DUF434 domain-containing protein: MVRRGYDNQDERWFSQVELEKLKQANHDITWLINRGYKLEGSVTFVSNRFLFSNRQREALKRVICSSTCCLKRMKKELPLEQMKGKTLYIDGFNLIITLEVALSGGTLVFGNDGNIRDLAGLRGSYRMIEETERALQLLGQFLKRYEVSHVIFYLDAPVSNSKRLKSSILSIMEAMSLSVEVELVPNADVLLVNKGHVVSTDAAVLDSCLSYFNLSKAIIRENQVSAMMVDFRTKERGSIDD, from the coding sequence ATGGTACGACGTGGGTACGATAACCAAGACGAACGCTGGTTTTCCCAAGTAGAATTGGAGAAGTTAAAACAGGCAAATCATGATATTACTTGGCTTATCAATCGAGGGTATAAACTAGAAGGAAGTGTTACTTTTGTTAGTAATCGCTTTTTATTTTCAAACCGCCAACGTGAAGCATTAAAGCGTGTGATTTGTTCAAGCACATGTTGTTTAAAACGTATGAAAAAAGAGTTACCATTAGAGCAGATGAAAGGAAAGACACTCTATATTGATGGGTTCAATTTGATTATTACGCTTGAAGTAGCATTAAGTGGTGGTACCTTAGTGTTTGGGAATGATGGGAATATTCGTGACTTAGCAGGACTTCGAGGAAGTTATCGAATGATTGAAGAAACTGAACGTGCTCTTCAACTACTGGGACAATTTTTAAAGAGGTATGAAGTTTCTCATGTCATTTTTTATTTAGATGCACCCGTTTCAAACTCTAAACGGTTAAAATCCAGTATTTTATCGATCATGGAGGCGATGTCTCTTTCTGTTGAAGTGGAATTGGTTCCTAATGCAGATGTGCTACTTGTAAACAAAGGACATGTCGTCAGTACGGATGCTGCTGTTTTAGATTCGTGTCTTAGTTATTTCAATCTATCAAAAGCGATAATTCGAGAGAACCAAGTGAGTGCCATGATGGTTGATTTTAGAACGAAAGAAAGAGGGAGTATCGATGATTGA
- a CDS encoding DUF3793 family protein: MIEFIINYCAPTLAHIKVANLFSYPLTSLETLKEELRAVNEQMNPSGIYATLLKIGKKRALIYVYQQQALEIELRKLKVKQFLRSIGYQSFKLKDCLSLLKKRLMISEEFPHEIGFFLGYPYDDVIGFIEHEGKDYAYKGYWKVYANVEEMKNLFQKYADCKQYYLKQYKEGISLQCLCDKIID, translated from the coding sequence ATGATTGAATTTATCATTAACTATTGTGCGCCAACACTTGCTCATATTAAAGTCGCTAATTTATTTAGCTATCCCCTCACATCTCTGGAAACTCTCAAAGAAGAGTTAAGGGCGGTCAATGAACAGATGAACCCATCTGGTATTTACGCCACATTACTTAAAATCGGAAAGAAAAGAGCCTTAATTTATGTCTATCAGCAACAAGCGTTAGAAATCGAATTAAGAAAATTGAAAGTAAAACAATTTTTGAGGTCAATCGGGTATCAATCCTTTAAGCTTAAAGATTGTTTAAGCCTTTTAAAAAAACGTTTGATGATCAGTGAAGAATTTCCACATGAAATAGGATTTTTCCTGGGTTATCCGTATGATGATGTAATTGGATTTATTGAACATGAGGGGAAAGACTATGCTTACAAAGGATACTGGAAGGTCTATGCAAACGTTGAGGAAATGAAAAATCTATTTCAAAAATATGCAGATTGTAAACAATACTACCTTAAGCAATATAAAGAAGGAATATCGCTACAATGTTTGTGTGATAAAATAATAGATTAA
- a CDS encoding helix-turn-helix transcriptional regulator, whose protein sequence is MYDKSTRVLYLLQQLLEGRTVNKSEIQALFEIDSRTFERDIATLRTYFGQRMNQSVTNDIEYDHQQKCYYLTQVDHSKLSKEEVLSLCKLLLGSRAFAQEDLDELIKHLLNHLHESEKKQIQSFIGNERLHFTPLKHGERLIPRLWDFSTAIEANRQVQMEYKKANHSISTYTICPVGLVFSDYYFYAVSYVVGKSIPYPISFRLDRILSYKILTETFNIPYSQRFESGDFRNKINMMYQGELIKFTFRFTGHSVEAVLDKFPVSRVIEDGDGYCIIEAVSHEQGLLMWLLSQGEWVQVLTPHHLVEKMKEKLMKIINLY, encoded by the coding sequence ATGTACGATAAAAGTACACGTGTTTTGTATTTATTACAACAATTATTAGAAGGAAGAACGGTGAATAAATCAGAGATTCAAGCATTATTCGAAATTGATAGTCGAACGTTTGAACGAGATATCGCAACGTTAAGGACATATTTTGGTCAACGAATGAATCAGAGTGTAACAAATGACATTGAATATGATCACCAGCAAAAATGTTACTATTTAACACAAGTAGATCATTCAAAATTATCAAAAGAAGAGGTCTTATCACTATGTAAACTATTACTTGGGAGCCGAGCTTTTGCTCAAGAGGATTTAGATGAGCTCATTAAGCATTTACTTAATCATCTTCATGAATCTGAGAAAAAACAAATTCAATCATTTATAGGAAATGAGCGTCTTCATTTTACACCGCTTAAGCATGGTGAGCGACTCATTCCTCGACTTTGGGATTTTAGTACGGCAATCGAAGCCAATAGACAAGTACAGATGGAATATAAAAAAGCGAATCATAGCATTAGTACGTATACGATTTGTCCAGTAGGATTGGTGTTTTCAGATTATTATTTTTATGCGGTCAGTTATGTCGTGGGGAAATCAATTCCTTATCCGATTTCTTTCCGATTAGATCGCATTTTATCGTATAAGATTTTAACTGAAACATTTAATATTCCCTATTCTCAACGATTTGAATCGGGTGATTTCAGAAACAAAATTAATATGATGTATCAAGGTGAATTAATAAAGTTTACGTTCCGATTTACTGGACATTCAGTCGAAGCTGTTTTAGATAAGTTTCCAGTTTCACGAGTGATTGAAGATGGAGACGGTTATTGTATTATTGAGGCGGTGTCTCATGAACAAGGATTATTGATGTGGCTGTTGAGTCAGGGGGAATGGGTACAAGTTTTAACCCCTCATCATTTAGTTGAGAAAATGAAAGAGAAATTGATGAAAATCATAAATTTATATTAA
- a CDS encoding DEAD/DEAH box helicase, translating to MTTFNEFKLSSDILKALNGLGYHEATEVQAQVIPTILNKEDLMVQSKTGSGKTASYGIPVCEQIDWEENKPQALILTPTRELAVQVQEELMHIGRFKRLKVVAVYGKSPFKDQVRELKQKTHIVVGTPGRVLDHIERGTLNLQKIKCVVLDEADEMLKMGFIETVEMIIKMTPSTRQMMLFSATMPNRIKELAQNYLTQPIEIKIESEHVTTELVEHELYPVRMQEKVRLLQDLLTVQNPERCIIFCSTREAVDALYQGLKAKGYPVNRLHGGLEQKDRLDIMRQFKMGRFAYLVATDVAARGIDVSGMTHVFNFDLPEEKDAFVHRIGRAGRAGEKGKAITFVTPFETKWLEEIQNYIGFELPVAERPVATEVEKSRAAFEAKLKAKPKMRMEKRADVNREIMKIYLNGGKKKKLRAIDFVGTILSIEGIEKEDIGIIDIQENVTYIDILNGKGWSVIDGLKTKTIKGKKLKVQKAYN from the coding sequence ATGACAACATTTAATGAATTCAAACTTAGTTCAGACATTTTAAAAGCATTAAATGGACTGGGGTATCATGAAGCTACAGAGGTTCAAGCCCAAGTTATTCCAACCATTTTAAATAAAGAAGATCTAATGGTTCAATCAAAAACGGGAAGTGGGAAAACAGCATCTTATGGAATTCCAGTTTGTGAACAAATAGATTGGGAAGAAAATAAGCCTCAAGCACTTATTTTAACTCCTACTCGAGAATTAGCCGTTCAAGTTCAGGAAGAACTGATGCATATTGGACGCTTTAAGCGATTAAAGGTAGTTGCTGTTTATGGGAAGTCTCCGTTTAAAGATCAAGTTCGAGAATTAAAACAAAAAACACATATTGTTGTTGGAACACCAGGGCGAGTATTAGATCATATTGAGCGTGGAACATTAAACTTACAAAAAATTAAGTGTGTTGTGTTAGATGAAGCAGATGAAATGTTAAAAATGGGGTTCATTGAGACAGTGGAAATGATTATTAAAATGACACCAAGTACTCGTCAAATGATGCTATTTTCAGCAACGATGCCTAATCGTATTAAAGAATTAGCACAAAACTATTTAACGCAACCGATTGAAATTAAAATTGAATCTGAGCATGTGACAACGGAATTAGTTGAACATGAATTATATCCAGTTCGTATGCAAGAAAAAGTTCGTTTACTTCAAGACTTATTAACCGTACAAAATCCAGAACGTTGCATTATTTTCTGCTCAACACGAGAAGCGGTCGATGCTTTATATCAAGGATTAAAAGCGAAAGGTTATCCGGTGAATCGTCTTCATGGAGGGCTTGAACAAAAAGATCGTCTCGATATTATGCGTCAATTTAAAATGGGACGTTTTGCATATTTAGTGGCAACCGATGTAGCTGCTCGTGGAATTGATGTCAGTGGAATGACTCATGTCTTTAACTTTGATTTGCCAGAAGAAAAAGACGCCTTTGTTCATCGTATTGGACGTGCTGGTCGTGCGGGAGAAAAAGGAAAAGCTATTACATTTGTGACACCATTTGAAACGAAATGGTTAGAAGAAATTCAAAACTATATTGGATTTGAGCTACCGGTTGCCGAACGTCCAGTGGCGACTGAAGTTGAAAAATCAAGAGCTGCATTTGAAGCCAAGTTAAAAGCAAAACCAAAGATGAGAATGGAAAAACGCGCGGATGTAAATCGTGAAATCATGAAGATTTATTTAAATGGTGGGAAGAAAAAGAAACTTCGTGCCATCGACTTTGTAGGAACCATTTTATCAATTGAAGGCATTGAAAAAGAAGATATCGGAATTATTGATATTCAGGAAAATGTTACTTATATTGATATTTTAAATGGTAAAGGTTGGAGTGTCATTGATGGCTTAAAAACGAAGACCATTAAAGGGAAAAAACTAAAGGTTCAAAAAGCGTATAACTAA
- a CDS encoding glycoside hydrolase family 32 protein translates to MNIILNKAREYEMNHEGAIKLQKPDFHLASRVGWMNDPNGFSVYNNEYHMFYQYHPYSASWGPMHWGHAKSKDLINWEYLPTALAPDQEYDQFGCFSGSAVTLDDGKHLLMYTGVKKVKLPNGEETDIQTQCIAIGDGVNYKKHPNNPVITADMLPEGCSKVDFRDPKIWRKEDGSYLCVVGNRPADGSGQVVLFSSKNAIDWKYEDILSYNGNRLGKMWECPDFFELNEKGVLLISPQDVLPQGYEYGGGNVTACLIGDFDNENNIFKEEINHAIDYGLDFYAPQSVLTESQRRIMVGWMANWDTNGLQNPGREWFGQMSIPRELHVINNRLIQNPVKEIENYRKNKVEYQEVTFKGNKTFEAVKGRRIDLEVIVKPSINCDEFSIKLAQDEVCYTAIKYDVKKSLLTMDRKFSGCRRAVLNEKSAIVPLKDGLLKLRLILDKQSIETFINDGDKAMTMLIFTDLNAEGISFFSDEEITLNLVKYDLVK, encoded by the coding sequence AATTTTAAATAAAGCTAGAGAGTATGAGATGAATCATGAGGGTGCAATTAAGCTACAAAAACCTGACTTTCATTTAGCATCACGAGTTGGGTGGATGAATGACCCTAATGGATTTAGTGTTTATAATAATGAATACCATATGTTCTATCAATATCACCCATATAGTGCTTCATGGGGACCGATGCATTGGGGACATGCTAAAAGTAAAGATTTGATTAATTGGGAGTATCTGCCTACGGCGTTAGCACCTGATCAAGAGTATGATCAATTTGGATGTTTTTCTGGAAGTGCTGTAACGTTAGATGATGGTAAGCACCTACTTATGTATACAGGTGTGAAAAAAGTAAAACTTCCAAATGGTGAGGAAACCGATATTCAAACACAATGTATTGCCATTGGAGATGGTGTTAATTACAAAAAACATCCAAATAATCCAGTTATCACAGCAGATATGCTACCTGAAGGATGTAGTAAAGTAGATTTTAGAGATCCTAAGATATGGAGAAAAGAAGATGGTAGCTATTTATGCGTAGTAGGAAATAGACCAGCAGATGGTAGTGGACAAGTTGTTCTATTTAGTAGTAAAAACGCAATTGATTGGAAATATGAAGATATTTTATCTTATAATGGAAATAGGCTAGGGAAAATGTGGGAGTGTCCTGATTTCTTTGAGTTGAATGAAAAAGGTGTATTATTAATTAGCCCACAAGATGTTTTACCACAAGGATATGAATATGGAGGTGGGAATGTAACGGCTTGCTTAATCGGTGATTTTGATAATGAGAACAATATCTTTAAAGAAGAAATTAATCATGCAATTGATTATGGGTTAGATTTCTACGCTCCACAATCTGTTCTTACTGAGAGTCAAAGACGGATTATGGTAGGATGGATGGCAAATTGGGACACAAATGGTTTACAAAATCCAGGTAGAGAATGGTTTGGACAAATGAGTATACCAAGAGAACTACACGTTATAAATAATCGATTAATTCAAAACCCAGTTAAAGAAATTGAAAATTACCGAAAAAATAAGGTTGAATATCAAGAAGTTACATTCAAAGGTAATAAAACATTTGAGGCTGTTAAAGGACGAAGAATTGATTTAGAAGTTATCGTTAAACCAAGTATCAACTGTGATGAATTTTCAATTAAACTCGCACAAGATGAAGTATGCTATACTGCAATTAAATACGATGTGAAAAAATCCTTATTAACAATGGATAGAAAATTTTCGGGTTGTAGAAGAGCTGTTTTGAATGAAAAAAGTGCAATAGTACCATTAAAAGATGGTTTGTTAAAACTCAGACTCATTTTAGATAAACAAAGTATTGAGACATTTATTAATGATGGTGATAAAGCAATGACTATGTTAATCTTTACTGATTTAAATGCTGAGGGAATTTCATTTTTTAGCGATGAAGAGATAACGCTAAATCTTGTAAAATATGATTTAGTGAAATAA
- a CDS encoding phosphoribosyltransferase → MLFKDRFDAGQQLANQLKRFENDHPLILLVPRGGVEVGLETIRRYQLDWDFMIPRKIGAPHNKEIAIGAVTMDGNYLLYEEYVNQIHVSSDYIQEQIQQEMIEIKRRLQQYRGSETFPPVTNQTVILIDDGIATGFTLLAAIKSIHAHAPKKLILAVPVAPTETIEAFRQFVDDIICLHSIDRFTSVGAYYKSFPQVTEEQMKSYIDLLNKQQVIM, encoded by the coding sequence ATGCTTTTTAAAGACCGATTCGATGCAGGCCAACAACTGGCTAATCAACTTAAACGATTTGAGAATGATCATCCTCTCATCTTACTCGTTCCACGTGGAGGCGTTGAAGTTGGGCTCGAGACTATTCGCCGTTATCAACTAGATTGGGATTTTATGATTCCGAGAAAAATCGGTGCCCCTCATAATAAAGAAATTGCCATCGGTGCCGTCACGATGGATGGAAATTATTTATTATATGAAGAATATGTTAATCAAATCCACGTTTCTTCTGACTATATTCAAGAACAAATTCAACAAGAAATGATTGAAATTAAACGCCGACTCCAGCAGTATCGAGGAAGTGAAACGTTCCCACCTGTGACGAATCAAACGGTTATCTTAATTGATGATGGGATCGCCACAGGCTTCACCTTACTTGCTGCCATTAAATCCATTCATGCTCACGCCCCTAAAAAACTTATTCTGGCTGTCCCTGTCGCCCCAACTGAAACGATTGAAGCGTTCCGACAATTTGTAGATGACATCATCTGTCTTCATTCCATTGATCGCTTCACTTCAGTTGGCGCTTACTATAAATCGTTTCCACAAGTGACAGAAGAACAAATGAAGTCTTACATTGATTTACTCAACAAACAGCAGGTGATCATGTAA
- a CDS encoding glycoside hydrolase family 73 protein has protein sequence MRKQYLIGVLILLLLISMGLTWKLKMFVRPPLAKELLDLPYIVNEVDELGGDNFQLNWQEIVAIIAMDPKKDLSQISEEELQQQASLFISHHRVLSFDEVLNQLDLNEKDKNIAYDNLNQLKQYGYIPSKTDPQSFEMRFIESIKAGAIENYELYGILPSITIAQAILESDWGQSDLANQANNLFGIKKGTNWSGEVMSFETKEGFDEYIIDEFRSYPSLNASIIDHGQFLVANPRYTKSGVFEAKTYRTQAKALEEAGYSTAKDENGDKIYAEMLGQLIRQYNLQLIDHAVLYS, from the coding sequence ATGAGGAAACAATATCTAATCGGAGTCCTTATTTTACTCCTTCTGATAAGTATGGGTTTGACGTGGAAACTAAAGATGTTTGTTCGGCCTCCTTTAGCGAAAGAGCTACTAGATTTACCTTATATCGTCAATGAGGTCGACGAGCTTGGAGGCGATAACTTTCAACTTAATTGGCAAGAAATCGTGGCGATAATTGCAATGGACCCGAAAAAAGATTTAAGTCAAATTTCAGAGGAAGAATTACAGCAACAAGCTTCACTTTTTATCAGCCATCATCGAGTCTTATCCTTTGATGAAGTTCTCAATCAATTAGATTTAAATGAGAAAGATAAGAATATAGCTTATGATAACCTGAATCAATTAAAACAGTATGGTTATATTCCTTCTAAGACGGATCCCCAATCTTTTGAGATGAGATTTATTGAGTCAATTAAAGCAGGGGCGATTGAAAACTATGAGTTATATGGAATTTTGCCGTCTATTACGATTGCCCAAGCGATATTAGAATCTGATTGGGGGCAATCAGATTTAGCAAATCAAGCGAATAATTTATTTGGAATTAAAAAAGGGACGAATTGGTCAGGTGAAGTCATGAGTTTTGAAACGAAAGAAGGCTTTGATGAGTATATTATCGATGAGTTTAGGAGTTATCCATCGCTTAATGCATCCATCATTGATCATGGTCAATTTTTAGTAGCCAATCCTCGTTATACTAAAAGTGGTGTTTTTGAAGCTAAGACTTATAGAACACAGGCAAAAGCATTAGAAGAAGCGGGATATAGTACCGCTAAAGATGAAAATGGGGATAAAATTTATGCTGAAATGCTAGGTCAATTAATTCGTCAATATAATTTACAATTAATTGATCATGCTGTTTTATATTCATAG
- a CDS encoding DUF3793 family protein, with protein MQKYLVEHCAPTLAGLKTASLFNLSFSTREELDQKVLMANQMLNDKGLYCEVLRLRQTSALIYVYRHQQLEMDLSRLESQQLLLKVGYSSVMLRPCLELLKERLCYQETFPHEIGLFLGYPVEDVVGFIRHQGKNSKHTGYWKVYGDVVESIKLFTKFKKCKHIYKQRFGSGVSIQQLIVAD; from the coding sequence ATGCAGAAGTATTTAGTTGAACATTGTGCACCCACGTTAGCGGGGCTAAAGACAGCGAGTTTATTTAATTTATCTTTTTCAACTCGTGAAGAGTTGGATCAAAAGGTGTTGATGGCGAATCAAATGTTAAATGATAAAGGTCTTTATTGTGAAGTTTTACGACTGCGTCAAACCTCAGCTTTGATTTATGTGTATCGTCATCAACAGTTAGAAATGGATTTATCAAGATTAGAGAGTCAACAACTCTTATTAAAAGTTGGTTATTCTAGTGTAATGCTAAGACCATGCCTAGAATTATTAAAGGAACGTCTTTGTTATCAAGAAACATTTCCACATGAAATAGGATTATTTCTTGGCTATCCTGTAGAAGATGTCGTTGGATTTATAAGGCATCAAGGGAAAAATAGTAAGCACACAGGATATTGGAAGGTGTATGGGGATGTAGTGGAGAGTATTAAGCTCTTTACAAAGTTTAAAAAGTGTAAGCATATCTATAAGCAACGATTTGGAAGTGGTGTTTCGATTCAGCAATTAATTGTTGCTGATTAA
- a CDS encoding flavodoxin, whose amino-acid sequence MSKVAVVFWSGTGNTEAMANQVVEGAKRKGAEVDLFTAAEFEKSLVATYDAIAFGCPSMGVEQLEDSEFEPMFEACLPELAHKNIALFGSYGWGDGQWMEEWESTCSEASANLVCQSVICNDYPDEEALDACYHLGQSLVK is encoded by the coding sequence ATGAGTAAAGTTGCAGTTGTGTTTTGGAGCGGAACAGGAAATACGGAAGCGATGGCAAACCAAGTAGTAGAAGGTGCAAAGCGTAAAGGAGCCGAGGTAGATTTATTTACAGCTGCTGAGTTTGAGAAGAGCTTAGTTGCTACGTATGACGCTATTGCATTTGGATGTCCGTCCATGGGCGTGGAACAGTTAGAAGATAGTGAGTTTGAACCGATGTTTGAAGCTTGTTTACCTGAGCTTGCGCATAAGAATATTGCATTATTTGGTTCATATGGCTGGGGTGATGGTCAGTGGATGGAAGAGTGGGAGTCTACTTGTTCAGAAGCTTCAGCAAATCTAGTTTGTCAAAGCGTGATTTGTAATGATTATCCTGATGAAGAAGCATTAGATGCCTGCTACCATCTTGGACAGTCATTAGTAAAATAA
- a CDS encoding IS1380 family transposase: MIHQEQLRFNKKIKFNFKGGDLTSDAGLLLIQEFMHHMKFPELLKQYFYLETDQAIRTHTNHDLCLQQIYQTIAGYHCADDADELRVDPLLTTLLDKPSLASQPTLSRFTHRLTKETSKQFELINQKLLSQFYQVETPHHFIFDVDSTHFQTYGHQYGKAFNAHYQAQGFHPLMVFDGMTGDCLKVELRAGNVYTSRNIVSFIGPLLSHYQKRFPSSYRIVRGDSGFAHKELYKLCETLNTNYVIRLKANATLYRLAKEVMDVFLEECSLQYSQQFYGEFEYQAKSWDRPRRVIVQVRRKAGELIPDYLFLVTNMETRPEMVISLYAKRGTMENYIKECKNGFRMDKVSHQHWMTNVNRIQLMVLAYNLINGFRRLTLPHEFSKMQIETLRIKLIKIAAKRVKQSRRIMFKLCSHHPYKEVFHHCLKTIQAIQLE; encoded by the coding sequence ATGATACATCAAGAACAACTTCGTTTCAATAAAAAGATTAAATTTAATTTCAAGGGTGGGGATTTAACGTCGGATGCAGGACTGTTGTTAATCCAAGAATTTATGCATCACATGAAGTTTCCAGAACTCTTAAAACAGTATTTTTATTTAGAGACTGATCAGGCGATTCGAACTCATACGAATCACGACCTCTGTCTCCAACAAATTTATCAAACCATTGCTGGTTATCACTGTGCTGATGATGCGGATGAGTTACGAGTTGACCCTTTATTAACTACTTTGCTTGATAAGCCCTCGTTAGCTTCTCAACCGACTTTATCTCGTTTTACTCATCGATTGACGAAGGAAACAAGCAAGCAATTTGAACTCATCAATCAAAAACTATTATCGCAATTTTATCAAGTCGAAACGCCTCATCATTTTATTTTTGATGTGGATTCCACTCATTTTCAAACCTATGGTCATCAATATGGGAAGGCCTTTAATGCCCACTATCAAGCACAAGGCTTTCATCCTCTCATGGTTTTTGATGGAATGACTGGAGACTGTTTAAAAGTTGAGCTTCGTGCGGGGAATGTTTATACCTCACGAAATATCGTTTCTTTTATCGGTCCCTTATTATCACACTATCAAAAGAGGTTTCCATCGAGCTATCGAATCGTTCGCGGAGATAGTGGATTTGCTCATAAGGAACTGTATAAGTTATGCGAAACGTTAAACACAAACTATGTGATCCGTTTAAAGGCAAATGCTACTCTCTATCGTTTAGCTAAAGAAGTAATGGATGTTTTTTTGGAAGAGTGTTCACTTCAATATTCTCAACAATTCTATGGGGAGTTTGAGTATCAAGCAAAAAGTTGGGATCGGCCAAGACGTGTCATCGTTCAAGTGAGACGAAAAGCAGGCGAACTTATTCCCGATTATTTATTTTTAGTGACGAACATGGAAACAAGACCGGAGATGGTTATCAGTCTATACGCTAAACGTGGGACGATGGAAAACTATATCAAAGAGTGTAAAAATGGATTTAGAATGGATAAAGTCAGTCATCAGCACTGGATGACAAATGTTAACCGAATTCAACTCATGGTGTTAGCTTACAATCTCATCAATGGATTCAGACGATTAACATTACCTCATGAGTTTTCTAAGATGCAGATTGAAACCTTACGGATCAAACTCATTAAAATCGCTGCCAAGCGAGTGAAACAATCACGAAGAATCATGTTCAAACTCTGTAGTCACCATCCTTACAAAGAAGTTTTCCATCATTGTTTAAAAACGATTCAGGCCATTCAGTTAGAGTAA
- the tnpB gene encoding IS66 family insertion sequence element accessory protein TnpB, whose protein sequence is MVCRHNDMRCGNEGLTNVLTDKYDLDLFNQTIFLFCGRKKIETKLYTRIVTDLCCYI, encoded by the coding sequence ATTGTTTGTCGCCACAACGATATGCGTTGTGGGAATGAGGGTTTAACTAATGTCCTCACTGATAAATATGATTTAGATTTATTTAATCAGACTATCTTCTTATTTTGTGGGAGAAAAAAGATTGAGACAAAGCTTTATACTAGGATCGTGACGGATTTATGTTGTTATATATAG